A portion of the Hymenobacter gelipurpurascens genome contains these proteins:
- the sov gene encoding T9SS outer membrane translocon Sov/SprA, with protein sequence MNTGKKSLAASLVAVVSLVAWWSQAKPNSHSAEPFAMQKLWSWLPDGTRRLHAFAPDTPTTDTTRYRPSRRPKVSPQDRIGTPFSPQRRRSPLVLPLPGNVNLDVQPDDSLQNFDIRERIGTELDFRDPSRMTFEEYSRWQQQQAVRNYFRQRSNGGVAGDANTPGPQRLIPKIYLGPMADRIFGGSYVDIRPQGSVTLRMGARFNRNENPTLTLRQQRVGDFQFDQNLNLNLTGQIGEKLKLTFNYDTRAAFDFENNMKLDYTGYDTDIIRKVELGNVSLPLNNSLITGGQNLFGLKTQLQFGRLGVTAVASTLRGQSDEVRIQNGGQSRPFELKASQYERDRHYFLSQFFRDRYDGALRNLPTVQSGIEIRRLEVYVTNDNRQSDNLRNVVTLMDVGEPLRVYRSSFTQGSRPTAPADNAANTLFGSIIRPGTPNADARGDLSVENYLGGLRLEKNIDYEHIRARKLDPREYTFNAQLGYISLNTQLLPEQVLGVSFEYLYNGKTYKVGETVDDYSNVGQDQVIFLKMLKATNPAIGLANPTENPANTNLQTRNLPTWDLMMKNIYPLNASQLNRDNFQLQLVYKDDVTGVDLISLKEGQNIQNRPLIEVLNLDNVNPNNDRNPDGNFDFFPGITIDTELGKIIFPEVQPFGSYLAAQFDTTGANGAAERELARKYVYRELYNQVQSDAQQRQEKDKFFLRGRFQATSTNEISLPGIGVAQGSVRVYAGSTLLQEGVDYQVFYDQAIVKILNPSYLNSANELRVQFEKNALVQVQPRKLVGARFDYRLNNDVNFGATVLHLLENQAPGINRVNIGDEPGNNTIYGFDVNARRESRAITKYLDMLPFISTKEVSSVAFSGEFAQLLPGQSKLGNGGTGGENGVSYIDDFENSRTPYTLGGTNSATTWRLASTPAPLLGATTTGLESAYRRAKLAWYTVDQSYYTGGSAKPQNIGTNDLKNHYVRGIKRTEIFPNRDVGTTGNAFEYTLDMAYFPDERGQYNYTPNVGANGRTFAATSGAANATRYAGISREITFDTDFDNANVEYLEFWMMDPFINSATGLANVTDSDGHNAPNTTGGELYINLGSVSEDVLKDGNQHEFENGLPVDDDLADVKPTDFGRVTRQPFLTDAFNAANGARARQDIGLDGVNSDAERALPGIPAPYTGFADPAADNFRHHLDPSFDQQDAKILARYKDFNGLENNSPEGSQLSNTAYPDKEDLNRDNVISDTERYYEYKLALRPGQLAVGQNYIVDKVTNKNTDTGGDEVTWYQFRIPVRQPTGVVGVPAGQDFGFKSIRFLRMYLTQWEQPVVLRMVQPQFVANQWRRYLNRIQQTGPVLNPDTDADAFDISTVSLEENGLSNVPAGTTDAIPYVLPPNIRRDKEYGSSTVNRLQNESSLRLTVDGLRDGFAKASYKNVSTNMLRYKRLRMFLHAESQDRSVRDGQVRAFLRIGTDYSQNYYEYSIPLQLTQPGQLPSNPEELANAVWPIENRIDVAFQQFIDAKAARNKAANGAIDYAIPFTITDDKGGQITVVGNPDFSAVQGVMIGLLNPRDDNAPKSITLWADELRVFDFDTESGWAATARFNAKLADLANVTATGSYITTGFGGLQDRAQQRSIDNITRGDLNATIAADKFFPEKLGLRVPVLVQAGIESRAPKYDPLDPDTKLTQSLEKFETAQEKADYKKEVIDQTSQRSISVLNVRKERTNPEKKVMPYDIENFAVSYSYTERLHTDIRTDRDYTRTYTGALAYVYQTVPKSYTPLAKVKAFDSPYLKMLQEVNFTPLPSRFSFRADLDRRYNERFLQRTLEPGQVPVTDGIPGVFQKSFFFNRIYDMRWDLTKALALDYTATNRSVIDEEPGTTIGDSDIAKRNRQLIRDNLFKRGGRTTNFNQTIAATYRLPLDKFPLTDWLSADARYAANYTWQAASTALTAPINPLEPNGPTAPLNLGNTIQNNGELSANGKIDLVKLYNKVRFLNIINNAPPPAPRSTEPGVKGKVQRAVPGLAGQGQETVPQDSTNGPELRVLKGILRSLMTARSLDFTYARSNGTLLPGYLPGTRFFGMNSDFNAPGVPFLLGRQYDLDALFDRAFDEGWYTPSSQYLNTPLSSLLTENLALRTSLEPVRNFFIRLDARRQLVRNREVFYRLLINEDTLEPLPDQISPTASNPLGSGTFSTSVITVRTLFGDLNANGETSKAFERFVQNRAPVRDQLEAANTNPGSYGYNSQDVLLPAFLDAYRGKSSGGYKAKNFDPFAMLPIPNWSIEYNGLAELPFMQQYFRSITLNHVYTSSYNINGYTTATGYDRTPDGKNGFDFPYLTNSSSQYIPYYVIGNVTIAERLAPLIGLNFQTTGKTTGRLEYRVDRTLGLNTTNAQVTEIRSQEVVIGLGYVTNRLKIPFRIGGEQKILRNELNVRLDMSIRDNYTIQRAILDVTDTSLGRASSQTTNGARQVQLRPTIDYILNQRLNLQFFFTQNITTPRVANAFKNTATEGGIQLRYSLSQ encoded by the coding sequence TTGAATACCGGTAAGAAGTCCCTTGCTGCCTCACTGGTAGCCGTTGTGTCGTTGGTGGCCTGGTGGTCGCAAGCCAAACCGAACAGCCACTCGGCTGAGCCGTTTGCGATGCAGAAACTATGGTCGTGGCTGCCAGACGGTACGCGGCGCTTGCATGCCTTTGCCCCGGATACGCCTACCACCGATACCACGCGCTACAGGCCTAGCCGCCGGCCCAAGGTCAGCCCGCAGGACCGCATCGGGACGCCCTTCTCGCCGCAGCGCCGCCGTTCTCCGCTGGTGCTGCCGCTGCCCGGCAACGTGAACCTCGACGTTCAGCCGGATGATAGCCTCCAGAACTTTGATATTCGGGAACGGATAGGCACGGAGCTGGATTTCCGTGACCCCAGCCGAATGACATTTGAGGAGTACTCGCGCTGGCAGCAGCAGCAGGCGGTGCGCAACTACTTCCGGCAGCGCTCCAACGGTGGGGTGGCCGGCGATGCTAATACCCCTGGCCCACAGCGCCTGATTCCCAAAATCTACCTCGGCCCCATGGCCGACCGTATTTTTGGGGGCAGCTACGTAGATATTCGCCCGCAGGGTTCCGTGACGCTGCGCATGGGTGCTCGTTTTAACCGCAACGAGAACCCCACCCTCACGCTGCGGCAGCAGCGCGTCGGCGACTTTCAGTTTGATCAGAACCTCAACCTCAACCTGACCGGTCAGATTGGGGAGAAGCTGAAACTGACGTTTAATTACGACACCCGCGCGGCCTTCGACTTCGAGAATAACATGAAGCTCGATTACACCGGCTACGACACGGATATCATCCGGAAGGTGGAGCTGGGTAATGTGAGTTTGCCCCTGAACAACTCGCTTATTACGGGGGGCCAGAATCTGTTTGGCCTGAAGACGCAACTACAGTTTGGGCGCTTGGGCGTAACGGCAGTAGCCAGCACTTTGCGCGGCCAGTCAGATGAAGTGCGCATTCAAAATGGTGGCCAGAGCCGGCCGTTTGAGTTGAAAGCCAGCCAGTATGAGCGCGACCGGCACTACTTCCTGTCGCAGTTCTTCCGCGACCGGTATGACGGGGCCCTACGCAACCTGCCCACGGTGCAGAGCGGCATTGAAATCCGGCGCCTGGAAGTGTACGTGACCAACGATAACCGCCAGAGCGACAACCTGCGCAACGTGGTAACGCTGATGGACGTGGGCGAGCCGTTGCGGGTGTACCGCAGCAGCTTTACGCAAGGCTCCCGCCCCACTGCTCCCGCCGACAACGCCGCTAACACGCTGTTCGGCAGCATTATTAGGCCCGGCACCCCAAATGCGGATGCCCGCGGCGACTTGAGTGTAGAAAACTACCTGGGTGGCCTACGCCTGGAAAAGAACATCGATTACGAGCACATTCGGGCCCGGAAGCTGGACCCGCGCGAATACACGTTCAATGCTCAGCTCGGCTATATCTCGCTGAATACCCAGCTGTTGCCTGAGCAGGTACTGGGTGTTTCGTTTGAGTACCTCTACAACGGTAAGACCTACAAAGTGGGGGAAACCGTGGACGATTACTCCAACGTAGGCCAGGACCAGGTCATCTTCCTGAAGATGCTGAAGGCCACCAACCCCGCTATAGGCCTGGCCAACCCGACGGAGAACCCCGCCAACACCAATCTGCAGACGCGCAACCTGCCGACGTGGGACCTGATGATGAAAAACATCTACCCGCTGAACGCTTCGCAGCTCAACCGCGACAATTTCCAGCTGCAGTTGGTGTACAAAGACGACGTGACGGGCGTCGATCTGATTTCGCTCAAGGAGGGCCAGAACATCCAGAACCGTCCGCTGATTGAGGTGCTGAACCTCGACAACGTAAACCCCAACAACGACCGCAACCCCGACGGCAACTTCGACTTCTTCCCCGGCATCACCATTGATACGGAGCTGGGCAAGATCATCTTCCCGGAGGTGCAGCCCTTCGGCAGCTACCTGGCCGCCCAGTTTGATACTACGGGCGCCAATGGCGCGGCGGAGCGGGAGCTGGCGCGCAAATACGTGTACCGGGAGCTGTACAACCAAGTACAGAGCGACGCGCAGCAGCGCCAGGAAAAGGATAAGTTCTTCTTGCGCGGCCGGTTCCAGGCCACGTCTACCAACGAAATTAGCCTGCCCGGCATTGGTGTGGCGCAGGGCTCGGTGCGGGTATATGCCGGTAGCACGCTTCTGCAGGAAGGCGTCGACTACCAGGTTTTCTACGATCAGGCCATCGTGAAGATTCTCAACCCCAGCTACCTGAACTCGGCCAATGAGCTGCGGGTGCAGTTTGAGAAAAATGCGCTGGTGCAGGTGCAACCGCGCAAGCTGGTGGGCGCCCGGTTTGACTACCGCCTGAACAACGACGTGAACTTCGGGGCCACGGTGCTACACCTGCTCGAAAACCAGGCCCCCGGTATCAACCGCGTGAACATCGGCGACGAGCCCGGCAATAACACCATTTACGGCTTCGATGTAAATGCCCGCCGCGAGTCGAGGGCCATTACCAAGTACCTGGATATGCTGCCGTTTATCTCCACCAAGGAGGTATCGTCGGTAGCGTTTAGCGGCGAGTTTGCGCAGCTGCTGCCCGGCCAGTCGAAGCTGGGGAACGGCGGTACGGGCGGCGAAAATGGCGTTTCGTATATCGATGACTTCGAAAATTCCCGCACTCCCTATACGCTGGGCGGCACCAATTCCGCTACTACCTGGCGGCTGGCCTCTACGCCGGCACCCTTATTGGGCGCCACTACTACTGGCCTGGAGTCGGCTTACCGCCGCGCCAAGCTGGCCTGGTACACCGTAGACCAGAGCTACTACACCGGCGGCTCGGCCAAGCCTCAGAACATCGGCACCAACGACCTAAAAAACCATTATGTGCGGGGCATCAAGCGGACGGAGATATTCCCCAACCGTGACGTAGGCACCACGGGCAACGCTTTTGAGTATACCCTGGACATGGCCTACTTCCCCGATGAGCGCGGCCAGTACAACTACACGCCCAACGTAGGCGCCAACGGCCGCACGTTTGCTGCTACCTCCGGCGCTGCCAACGCGACGCGCTACGCGGGCATTTCCCGCGAAATCACGTTTGACACGGACTTCGACAACGCCAACGTGGAGTATCTGGAGTTCTGGATGATGGACCCGTTCATCAACAGCGCTACTGGCCTAGCCAACGTAACGGACTCCGACGGGCACAACGCGCCCAACACAACGGGCGGCGAGTTGTACATCAACCTGGGCTCCGTCTCGGAAGATGTGCTGAAGGACGGCAACCAGCACGAGTTTGAGAACGGCCTACCGGTTGACGACGACCTAGCCGACGTGAAACCCACTGATTTCGGCCGCGTCACGCGTCAGCCCTTCCTGACCGATGCCTTCAATGCCGCCAATGGTGCCCGCGCCCGCCAGGACATAGGCCTAGACGGCGTAAACAGCGACGCTGAACGGGCGCTGCCCGGCATTCCGGCTCCGTACACCGGTTTCGCTGACCCGGCCGCCGATAACTTCCGCCATCACCTCGACCCCAGCTTCGATCAGCAGGATGCCAAGATTCTGGCGCGCTACAAGGACTTCAATGGCCTGGAGAACAACTCGCCTGAGGGCAGCCAGCTCAGCAATACTGCCTATCCCGACAAAGAAGACCTCAACCGCGACAACGTTATTTCCGATACGGAGCGCTACTACGAGTATAAACTTGCGCTGCGCCCTGGCCAGCTGGCAGTAGGCCAGAACTACATCGTGGATAAAGTCACGAACAAGAACACCGATACCGGCGGCGACGAGGTGACGTGGTACCAGTTCCGGATTCCGGTGCGCCAGCCCACGGGCGTGGTAGGCGTGCCAGCCGGTCAGGACTTCGGCTTCAAGTCCATTCGGTTCCTGCGGATGTATCTCACGCAGTGGGAGCAGCCGGTAGTACTGCGCATGGTGCAGCCCCAGTTTGTGGCTAACCAGTGGCGCCGCTACCTCAACCGGATTCAGCAGACCGGCCCCGTGCTCAACCCCGATACCGACGCGGATGCTTTCGACATCTCGACGGTGAGCCTGGAAGAAAACGGCTTGTCCAATGTTCCTGCTGGCACTACCGATGCTATTCCGTACGTGCTGCCCCCCAACATTCGCCGCGACAAGGAGTATGGCTCCAGCACCGTAAACCGCCTGCAGAACGAGTCGAGCCTGCGCCTGACGGTGGATGGCCTACGCGACGGATTTGCCAAGGCCAGCTACAAGAACGTGAGCACCAACATGCTGCGCTACAAGCGCCTGCGCATGTTCCTGCACGCCGAAAGCCAGGACCGCAGTGTGCGCGACGGCCAGGTGCGCGCTTTCTTGCGCATCGGCACCGATTACTCCCAGAACTACTACGAGTACTCTATTCCGCTGCAGCTGACGCAGCCCGGTCAGTTGCCAAGCAATCCGGAGGAACTGGCTAATGCCGTGTGGCCTATAGAAAACCGCATTGATGTAGCCTTCCAGCAGTTTATCGATGCCAAAGCCGCCCGCAACAAGGCTGCCAACGGTGCCATAGATTACGCCATTCCGTTTACCATCACCGATGACAAGGGCGGGCAGATTACGGTAGTCGGCAACCCCGATTTCTCGGCGGTGCAGGGCGTGATGATAGGCCTACTGAACCCCCGAGACGACAACGCGCCTAAGTCCATTACGCTGTGGGCCGATGAGTTGCGGGTGTTCGACTTCGATACCGAAAGTGGCTGGGCCGCTACGGCCCGCTTCAACGCCAAGCTAGCCGATCTGGCCAACGTGACGGCCACGGGCAGCTACATCACCACGGGCTTTGGTGGCCTACAGGACCGAGCGCAGCAGCGCTCCATCGATAACATCACGCGCGGCGACCTGAATGCGACTATTGCCGCCGATAAGTTCTTCCCCGAGAAGCTAGGCCTCCGGGTGCCGGTGCTGGTGCAGGCTGGCATTGAAAGTCGTGCGCCCAAGTACGACCCGCTCGACCCCGACACCAAGCTCACGCAGTCGTTGGAGAAGTTCGAGACGGCGCAGGAAAAGGCTGATTACAAGAAGGAAGTTATCGACCAGACCAGCCAGCGCAGCATCAGTGTGCTGAACGTGCGCAAGGAGCGGACGAACCCGGAGAAGAAGGTGATGCCCTACGACATCGAGAACTTCGCGGTGAGCTACTCCTACACCGAGCGCCTGCACACCGATATCCGGACCGACCGCGACTACACCCGCACCTACACCGGGGCACTGGCCTACGTCTACCAGACGGTGCCCAAGAGCTACACGCCGCTGGCCAAAGTAAAGGCCTTCGACTCGCCGTACCTGAAGATGCTGCAGGAAGTGAACTTTACGCCACTGCCCTCGCGCTTCTCCTTCCGGGCCGACCTTGACCGTCGCTACAACGAGCGGTTCCTGCAACGCACGCTGGAGCCCGGCCAGGTTCCCGTTACGGATGGTATTCCGGGCGTGTTCCAGAAATCGTTCTTCTTCAACCGCATCTATGATATGCGCTGGGACCTGACCAAGGCCCTGGCCCTAGACTACACGGCCACCAACCGCTCCGTGATAGATGAAGAGCCCGGCACCACCATCGGCGACAGCGATATTGCCAAGCGCAACCGTCAGCTGATCCGCGACAACCTCTTCAAGCGCGGCGGCCGTACCACCAACTTCAACCAGACCATAGCCGCTACTTATCGCCTGCCTCTCGACAAGTTCCCGCTCACCGATTGGCTCTCAGCCGATGCGCGATACGCCGCCAACTACACCTGGCAGGCTGCTTCCACGGCCCTCACAGCTCCCATCAACCCACTTGAACCTAACGGGCCCACGGCTCCGCTAAACCTGGGCAATACCATCCAGAACAACGGCGAGCTGAGTGCCAATGGCAAGATTGATTTGGTGAAGCTCTACAACAAGGTGCGCTTCCTCAATATCATCAACAACGCTCCCCCACCCGCGCCCCGCAGCACCGAGCCCGGCGTGAAAGGCAAAGTGCAACGGGCGGTACCTGGCCTAGCGGGCCAGGGGCAGGAAACGGTTCCGCAGGACTCTACGAATGGGCCGGAGCTACGGGTTCTCAAGGGCATTCTTCGCTCCCTGATGACGGCGCGCTCCCTCGACTTCACGTACGCGCGTAGCAACGGCACCTTGCTGCCCGGCTACCTTCCTGGCACCCGCTTCTTCGGGATGAACAGCGACTTCAATGCCCCCGGTGTACCGTTCCTGCTAGGCCGCCAGTATGATCTGGATGCATTGTTTGATCGGGCTTTTGATGAGGGCTGGTACACCCCAAGCAGCCAGTACCTAAACACCCCGCTCAGTTCGCTACTTACTGAGAACCTGGCCTTGCGCACCTCGTTGGAGCCGGTTCGCAACTTCTTTATTCGGCTAGATGCTCGTCGTCAGCTGGTACGTAACCGTGAAGTTTTTTATCGACTGCTGATTAATGAAGACACTCTGGAGCCTCTTCCTGATCAGATCAGCCCGACTGCCAGCAACCCGCTGGGTTCGGGTACATTCAGCACCTCAGTTATCACGGTACGCACCCTGTTCGGTGACCTGAACGCCAATGGCGAAACCTCGAAAGCTTTTGAGCGGTTTGTGCAAAACCGGGCGCCGGTGCGCGACCAGTTGGAAGCGGCCAACACCAACCCCGGCAGCTACGGCTACAACTCGCAGGATGTGCTGCTGCCGGCTTTCCTGGATGCCTACCGCGGCAAGTCGTCGGGTGGGTATAAGGCCAAAAATTTCGACCCGTTTGCGATGCTGCCTATCCCGAACTGGAGCATTGAGTACAATGGCCTAGCCGAGCTGCCGTTCATGCAGCAGTACTTCCGTTCCATCACGCTGAACCACGTGTACACGTCGAGCTACAACATCAACGGCTACACTACGGCCACCGGCTACGACAGAACCCCGGATGGGAAGAACGGCTTCGACTTTCCGTATCTCACCAACAGCAGCAGCCAGTACATTCCGTACTATGTAATTGGAAATGTAACCATTGCCGAGCGCCTGGCTCCGCTTATTGGCCTGAACTTCCAGACCACCGGCAAAACCACCGGCCGCCTGGAATACCGCGTTGACCGCACCTTGGGCCTAAACACAACCAACGCGCAGGTAACGGAAATTCGCTCGCAGGAAGTGGTGATAGGCCTAGGCTACGTGACTAACCGCCTGAAGATTCCGTTCCGCATCGGCGGTGAGCAGAAGATTCTGCGCAATGAACTGAACGTGCGCCTCGACATGAGCATCCGCGACAATTACACCATTCAGCGCGCCATTCTGGACGTGACAGATACCAGCCTGGGCCGCGCGTCCAGCCAGACCACGAACGGTGCCCGCCAGGTTCAGCTCCGCCCCACCATCGACTATATTCTAAACCAGCGCCTGAACCTGCAGTTCTTCTTCACCCAGAATATTACCACACCCCGCGTGGCAAATGCCTTCAAGAATACGGCCACCGAAGGCGGCATTCAGCTACGCTACAGCCTCTCGCAGTAA